The Klebsiella quasivariicola region TCTGCATTCTGACCCTTAGCGCCCGCTGGTCGGCGGCCTATGGCCAGTCGTCCATGCCGCTGATGGTGCTGGGGCTGGCGGTGATGGGCTTTGCCGAACTGTTTATCGATCCGGTCGCGATGTCGCAAATCACCCGCATTGAGATCCCGGGGGTCACCGGGGTGATGACCGGTATCTATATGCTGCTCTCCGGGGCCATCGCCAACTATCTGGCCGGCGTCATCGCCGACCAGACCTCGCAGGCGTCATTCGACGCCGCCGGGGCGGTGAACTACTCCATTGACGCCTACATCAAGGTCTTCAGCCAGATCACCTGGGGCGCGCTGGCCTGCGTCGGCGTGGTGCTGGTCATCTGGCTGTATCACTCGCTGAAGGTCAGGACCCGCCGTCTGGCGGTGGAGTAATCCCCTTTCTGGCGGCCTCCCAGGCCGCCAGCGTCTCCTGCCGCGCCTGTTTGTGATCGACCATCGGGCGCGGATAATCCAGTTTGATCCCTTGTTTATCCGCCCACACCCACGGCTGATGCAGCGCCTTCTCCGGCACCTTTGCCAGCTCAGGCAGCCAGCGACGCATAAACACCCCCTGCTTATCAAACTTCTCGCCCTGGGTGGTGGGATTAAAAATGCGGAAATAGGGCGCGGCGTCGGTGCCGGTCGAGGCTGCCCACTGCCAGCCACCGTTGTTCGCCGCCAGGTCGCCATCAATCAGTTGGCTCATGAAATAACGCTCCCCTGCCCGCCAGTCGAGGCGCAGATCCTTCGTCAGGAAACTGGCGACAATCATACGCAGCCGGTTATGCATCCAGCCGGTGGCGTTAAGCTGGCGCATCGCGGCATCGACAATCGGAAAGCCGGTCTCCCCGCGCTGCCAGGCCTGCAGGGCGGCCTCATCTTCACGCCAGGCGACCTTATCGGTCCACGCGATAAACGGGCGTCCTTTACAGAGTTTCGGATAGTAAACCATCAGATGGCGGTAAAACTCGCGCCAGATCAGCTCATTAAGCCAGGTGGCGCCGGCCCCGCCGTCCAGCGCGTTCGGGTGCTCCGCCAGCAGACGATGCAGGCACTGGCGCGGCGACAGCACCCCGGTGGCGAGGCAGGGCGACAGACGACTGGTCCCTTCCACGGCGGGGAGATCGCGCTGCCCCTCATAATCCGCCGCCGGTTGCTGACAAAACGCGCGCAGACGGGCCAGCGCCGTTTTTTCATCCGCGGCAAACAGCAGCCCATCAAACGGCGTTTGCGGGTAGTTAAGCTCAGGCACCGGCGGCGCCTGGCGGGCTGGCGTCTGGCGCGCCTTCGGGGCCGCCACGCACGCCGGCAACCCGTCCCGCAGACGGCGAATAAACGCATTCTTAAACGGGGTGAAGACTTTATACATTTCGCCGCCGCCGGTCAGTACGCTGCCAGGCGGCAACAGGACGCTGTCGTCAAATCCCTGGCAAATCACGTCGCGCAAGGTGTTCTCAACGGCCGCATCGCGCTGGCGTTCATTGAATTCGTACTGATAGTTGTAGAACAGGTGACTGACCTGATGCTGCTGGCAGAAATGGGCCAGCCGCTCGACGCTGGCGGTAAAATCGTCCGCCTCTTCGACCCACAGCGGTATACCCCGTTCCGCCAGCGCGGCGTGCAGACTGTGCAAATGGCTGGCGATAAACGCGGCCTGCCGCGGCGCCAGGTGATGCTCACGCCACTGCCCCGGGGTGGCGATAAACAGCGCCAGCACCTGCGCCTGCGGATCGCGGCAGGCGGCGGCCAGCGCCAGGTTATCGTGAATGCGTAAATCCGTGCGTAACCAGACCAGATGGGTGGCCATATCACTCCTCATTATCCGTCAGCAAAACTCATCTCATGATATAAGCCGGCAAAAATAGCGCGCTCCGGCAAAATAAGCACCTGCCAATTCCGTTGCGGCGCATGAAAACGAGTGTAGACAAGCGGCGAAAAAAAACCGCCGGGGGCAACCCGGCGGTTTTCTTATTTTCTTCGCAGCAGGACGATTAATAAAAATCGTGAGCGGCTTTTTCCGCCTGCGCCATCCATACCGGCTGCTCGCTGGTTTTCGACCATACCCGGTGCAGCCAGCTGTAGTAGCGGGCGCGATCTTTCCAGAACAGCATCACCGGCAGCGCCACGACGCCAGCCACGACGGCGAAAGCACGACGCAGCAAAATAATATGAGCAGGATAAGCTTTGTACAACGCCATCATTTCTCTCCCCTTTATCAGGCCGGCAAGCAGCGCCGGTAAAATTAACTTGTTTGTCTGAGCAAAATAGTACCGTGTTGGTTGTAATTTTACTACTCATCCGACCACTAAAAAGCACGTATTTATACTTAATTTACATTCATCGCGTAAATTAGTTACAAAAAAGTTAAATTAATACTAACCATCAGTTAATTTGTGCCTTTGTCATTTTTATACTTTTTTTACACCGCGCCCGCGGATTTTTGCGAAATCTTTGCGCCGTAATTTCTATTCTCCTGGTAAATCAAAAAGACACCCGGAGGTGGATTGTGACTGCAGGCGTACTCACTGGCGTTGGGCTGGTGTTCCTGTTACTGGCTTATCTGGTTTATGCCTTGATACATGCGGAGGCATTCTGATGGCTGCCCAGGGATTTTTATTATTAGCCAGCTATCTGCTGGTATTGCTGGTGCTGGCGCGCCCGCTGGGGGCGTGTCTGGCGAGGATGGTAAACGATATCCCGCTTCCCGGCCTGGCCGGCGTCGAGCGCGTCCTGTGGCGCGTAGCCGGGATCCGCGCCGAGGAGATGGGCTGGCTGCAGTATTTGCTGGCGATCCTGCTGTTTAACGCCCTCGGCGGCCTGGTCCTGTTCGCCCTGCTGATGCTGCAGGGCGTGCTGCCGTTTAACCCGCAGCATCTGCCGGGATTATCATGGGATCTGGCGCTCAATACCGCGGTCAGCTTTGTCAGCAATACCAACTGGCAGGCTTACGCCGGCGAAAGCACCATGAGCTATCTCAGCCAGATGGTCGGTCTGACGGTGCAGAATTTCCTCTCTGCCGCCACCGGGATCGCCGTGGTCTTCGCCCTGACCCGCGCCTTCGCCCGGCAGAAAATGTCCACCCTTGGCAATGCCTGGGTCGACCTGACGCGCATTACCCTGTGGCTCCTGCTGCCGCTCTCCCTGCTGGTGGCCCTGTTCTTTATTCAGCAGGGTGTGCCGCAGAATCTGCTGGCCTACCAGCCCTTTACCACCCTCGAAGGGGCGCACCAGCTGTTGCCGATGGGGCCTGTCGCCTCGCAGGAAGCGATTAAGCTGCTGGGCACCAACGGCGGCGGTTTCTTTAACGCCAACTCCGCTCACCCGTTTGAAAACCCAACCGCGCTGACCAATATCGTGCAGATGCTGGCGATCTTCCTTATCCCGGCGGCGCTGTGCTTCGCCTTCGGCGAGGTGGTGAGCGATCGCCGTCAGGGACGCGCCATCCTGTGGGCAATGACGCTGATCTTTATCCTTTGCGTCGCCGTGGTGATGTGGGCGGAAACTCGCGGCAACCCCCACCTGCTGACGCTGGGCGCTGACAGTAGCCTGAATATGGAAGGTAAAGAGAGTCGCTTCGGTATTCTCGCCAGCAGTCTGTTCGCGGTGATCACCACCGCCGCCTCCTGCGGCGCGGTCAACGCCATGCATGACTCCTTCACCGCGCTGGGCGGCATGGTGCCGATGTGGCTGATGCAGATTGGCGAAGTGGTGTTCGGCGGCGTCGGCTCGGGCCTGTACGGCATGCTGCTGTTCGTCATGCTGGCGGTATTTATCGCCGGGCTGATGGTCGGCCGCACCCCGGAGTACCTCGGGAAGAAAATCGATGTCCGGGAAATGAAAATGATCGCCCTCGCCATTCTGGTCACCCCGACGCTGGTGCTGCTCGGCACGGCGCTGGCGATGATGACCGACGCCGGTCGCGCCGGGATGTTCAACCCCGGGCCGCACGGCTTTAGCGAAGTGCTGTACGCCGTCACCTCGGCGGCCAATAACAACGGCAGCGCCTTCGCTGGCCTGGGTGCGGCGACGCCGTTCTGGAACCTGCTGCTGGCGTTCTGCATGCTGGTCGGCCGCTTCGCCGTCATCATTCCGGTGATGGCCATCGCCGGCTCGCTGGTGGCGAAGAAAATACAGCCGGCCAGCCCCGGTACCCTGGCCACTCACGACGCCCTGTTTATCGGTTTGCTGATCGGCACCGTACTGCTGGTGGGCGCCCTGACCTTTATTCCTGCGCTGGCGCTTGGCCCGCTGGCTGAATACTTTTCCTTACTTTGAGCGATGCGGAGCACCCTGTTATGAGTCGCAAACAATTAGCCCTGCTGGAGCCGACGCTGGTGCGCCAGGCGCTGCTGGATGCCGTGAAAAAACTCAGCCCGATGGTGCAATGGCGCAATCCGGTGATGTTTATCGTCTGGGTCGGCAGCCTGTTAACCACCCTGCTGGCCATCGCCATGGCGGGCGGTGCCCTGACCGGTAGCGCCACCTTTACCGCCGCCGTCAGTATCTGGCTGTGGTTTACCGTGCTGTTCGCTAACTTTGCCGAAGCGATGGCGGAAGGCCGCAGCAAAGCCCAGGCCAACAGCCTGAAAGGGGTGAAAAAAACGGCGTTCGCCCGCAAACTGCGCGCCCCGCAGCATGACGCGACGGTCGACCACGTGCCGGCGGAAGACCTGCGCAAAGGCGACGTGGTGCTGGTGGAAGCCGGGGATATTATCCCCTGCGATGGCGAAGTCATCGAAGGCGGCGCCTCGGTGGACGAAAGCGCCATCACCGGCGAATCTGCCCCGGTGATCCGCGAATCCGGTGGCGATTTCGCCTCGGTGACCGGCGGGACGCGCATTCTCTCCGACTGGCTGGTGATCCGTTGCAGCGTCAACCCGGGAGAAACCTTCCTCGACCGGATGATCGCCATGGTGGAAGGCGCTCAGCGCCGTAAAACGCCGAACGAGATCGCCCTGACGATCCTGCTGATCGCCCTGACGCTGGTGTTCCTGCTGGCCACCGCCACCATCTGGCCGTTCTCGGCGTGGAGCGGCAATGCGGTCAGCGTCACCGTGCTGGTCGCCCTGCTGGTGTGCCTGATCCCGACCACCATCGGCGGGCTGCTGTCGGCCATCGGCGTCGCCGGGATGAGCCGTATGCTCGGCGCCAACGTCATCGCCACCAGCGGCCGCGCGGTGGAAGCCGCTGGCGACGTCGATGTCCTGCTGCTGGATAAAACCGGGACCATTACCCTCGGCAACCGCCAGGCTTCCGCCTTCCTGCCGGCGCGCGGTGTGGAAGAGCGAACCCTCGCCGATGCCGCCCAGCTCTCCTCGCTGGCGGATGAAACCCCTGAGGGGCGCAGCATCGTGGTGCTGGCGAAACAGCGCTTTAACCTGCGCGAACGCGATCTGCAGTCGCTGCACGCCACCTTTGTCCCCTTTACCGCGCAAACGCGGATGAGCGGCATCAATATTGATCAACGCATGATCCGCAAAGGGTCGGTGGATGCCATTCGCCGCCACGTGGAGGCCAACGGCGGCCACTTCCCTGCCGATGTCGATAAACAGGTCGAAGAGGTCGCCCGCCAGGGGGCCACGCCGCTGGTGGTCGCCGAAGGGGAAAAGGTGCTGGGGATTATTTCGCTCAAAGATATCGTCAAAGGCGGTATCAAAGAACGTTTTGCCCAGCTGCGCAAAATGGGCATTAAAACGGTGATGATCACCGGCGATAACCGCCTGACCGCCGCGGCGATCGCCGCCGAGGCCGGGGTCGATGATTTCCTCGCCGAAGCGACGCCGGAAGCCAAGCTGGCCTTGATCCGCCAGTACCAGTCGGAAGGTCGGCTGGTGGCGATGACCGGCGACGGCACCAACGACGCGCCCGCGCTGGCTCAGGCCGATGTGGCGGTGGCCATGAACTCCGGCACCCAGGCGGCGAAAGAAGCGGGAAACATGGTCGACCTGGATTCCAACCCTACCAAGCTGATTGAGGTGGTCCATATCGGCAAACAGATGTTAATGACGCGCGGCTCGCTGACCACCTTCAGTATTGCCAACGACGTGGCGAAATATTTCGCCATTATTCCGGCGGCGTTTGCCGCGGTCTATCCCCAGCTGGCCATGCTGAACGTGATGGGCCTGCATTCACCGTCTTCGGCGATCCTCAGCGCCGTTATCTTCAACGCGCTGATCATCGTCTTCCTGATCCCGCTGGCCCTGAAAGGCGTGAGTTACCGTCCGCTCTCCGCCTCGGCGATGCTGCGCCGCAACCTGTGGATCTACGGCCTCGGCGGTCTGCTGGTGCCCTTTATCGGTATTAAAGCCATTGACCTGCTGCTGACCCTGAGCGGTCTGGTGTGAGGAAAAAACGATGTCATTGATTCGTCCAGCACTTGTGCTATTTGTTCTGTTAACGCTGCTCACCGGCGGCGTCTATCCTCTGCTTACCACCAGCCTGGGACAATGGTGGTTTAACCCGCAGGCTAACGGCTCGCTGATCCGCCTGAACGGTGAAGTGCGCGGCTCGGCGCTGATTGGTCAGAACTTTACTGCCGCAGGCTATTTCCAGGGCCGCCCGTCGGCCACCGCTGAGACGGCGGATAACCCCATGGCCTCGGGTGGCAGCAATCTCGCCGCCAGCAACCCGGCGCTGGATAACGCGGTGAGCGAGCGCGTGCAGGCTCTGCGCGCCGCCAACCCGGACGCCGACCCGCGGGTGCCGGTCGAGCTGGTCACCACCTCGGCAAGCGGTCTCGATAACAACCTGACTCCGGCCGCCGCGCTGTGGCAGGTCCCCCGGGTGGCCAAAGCGCGCCAGCTGAGCGTTGAGCAGGTAACCCAGCTGGTGAATCAGGCCACAGAAACGCCGCTGCTGAGCTTCCTTGGCCAGCCGGTGGTGAATATACTGCAACTCAATATGGCGCTGGATGCCCTGAAGGATAAGTAAATGAGTGACGAGCCGCTGCGCCCGGACCCTGACCGCCTGCTGCAGCACACCGCCGCCCCGCATCGCGGCAAACTGAAAGTGTTCTTCGGCGCCTGTGCCGGAGTGGGGAAAACCTGGGCGATGCTGGCGGAAGCGCAGCGGCTGCGCGCCCAGGGGCTGGATATTCTGATTGGCGTGGCGGAGACCCACGGCCGAAAAGAGACCGCCGCGATGCTGGAGGGCCTGAGCACCCTGCCGCCGCGGCGGCTCGCTCATCGCGGGCGGTACGTCTATGAGTTCGATCTCGACGCCGCCCTCGCCCGCCGTCCGGCGCTGATTCTGGTGGATGAGCTGGCGCACAGCAACGCGCCCGGCTCCCGCCACCCAAAGCGCTGGCAGGACGTGGATGAACTGCTGGAGGCCGGGATTGATGTCTTTACCACCGTTAACGTCCAGCATCTGGAAAGCCTGAATGACGTCGTCAGCGGGATCACCGGCGTGCAGGTGCGGGAGACCGTCCCCGACCCCTTCTTTGACGCCGCGGACGACGTGGTGCTGGTGGACCTCCCCCCGGACGATCTGCGCCAGCGGCTCAATGAGGGCAAAGTCTATATCGGCGGCCAGGCTGAGCGCGCTATCGAAAACTTTTTCCGCAAGGGCAATCTGATTGCGCTGCGCGAACTGGCCCTGCGCCGCACCGCCGATCGCGTCGATGAGCAGATGCGCGCCTGGCGCGACCGTCAGGGCCAGGAGAAAGTCTGGCACACCCGCGATGCGATCCTGCTCTGTATCGGGCACAACACCGGCAGCGAAAAGCTGGTGCGCGCCGCCGCCCGGCTCGCCGCCCGCCTGGGCAGCGTCTGGCATGCGGTGTACGTCGAGACCCCTTCCCTGCACCGGCTGCCGGAAGCCCGGCGACGGGCTATTCTCGCCGCGCTGCGTCTGGCCCAGGAGCTGGGCGCCGAAACCGCCACCCTCTCCGATCCGTCGGAAGAGAAAGCGGTCCTCCATTACGCCCGCGAGCATAACCTCGGCAAAATCGTCATCGGCCGCCAGCGCAAGCGCCGCTGGTGGGATCGCAGCGGTTTCGCCGACCGTCTGGCTCGCCATGCGCCGGACCTCGATCTGGTGGTGATCGCCCTCGATGAAAAACCGTCCCCTCTCCCTGCGCGGGCCAACGACAGCCGTACAGCGCTGGAGAAGTGGCGCCTGCAGCTGCAGGGCTGCGCGGTGGCGGTGGCGCTATGCGCCATCATTACCCTGGTAGCCATGCAGTGGTTGATGGCCTTCGAAGCCGCCAATCTGGTGATGCTCTATCTGCTGGGAGTGGTAATCATCGCCCTGGTCTATGGCCGCTGGCCGTCGGTGCTGGCGACGGTGATCAACGTTATCAGCTTCGATCTCTTTTTTGTCGCCCCGCGCGGGACGCTGGCGGTGTCGGATGTCCAGTATCTGCTCACCTTCGGCGTGATGCTCACCGTGGGTCTGCTTATCGGTAACCTCACCGCCGGCGTGCGCTACCAGGCGCGGGTGGCGCGCTACCGTGAACGCCGTACCCGCCACCTGTATGAGATGTCTAAAGCGCTGGCGGTGGGTCGCAGCCAGCAGGATATCGCCACCACCAGCGAGCGGTTTATCGCCTCTACCTTTCAGGCCCGCAGCCAGCTGCTGCTCCCGGACGCCCAGGGAAAACTGCTGCCCTTAACCCACCAGCCAGGGCTGACCCCGTGGGATGATGCCATCGCCCGCTGGAGCTTTGATAAGGGCCAACCTGCCGGCGCCGGCACCGATACCCTGCCCGGCGTGCCGTATCAGATCTTGCCCCTGAAGAGCGCCGCCCGCACCTGGGGACTACTGGTGGTGGAACCGGAGAATCTGCGCCAGCTGATGATCCCGGAGCAGCAGCGGCTGCTGGAGACCTTTACCCTGCTGGTGGCCAGCGCCCTGGAGCGCCTCACCCTGACCGCCAGCGAAGAGCAGGCCCGTCTGACCAGCGAGCGGGAAAGCCTGCGTAACTCGCTGCTCGCCGCCCTGTCGCACGATCTGCGTACTCCGCTAACCGTGCTGTTTGGCCAGGCGGAAATTCTGACCCTCGATCTGGCCAGCGAAGGTTCAAAACATGCCCCGCAGGCCAACGAAATCCGCCAGCATGTGCTCAACACCACCCGGCTGGTGAACAACCTGTTGGATATGGCGCGGATCCAGTCCGGCGGCTTTAATCTGCATAAGGAGTGGCTGACGCTGGAGGAAGTGGTCGGCAGCGCGCTGCGCATGCTCGAGCCAAGCCTCGGCGGCCAGCATATTCAGCTGGATTTACCCGATCCCCTCCAGCTGGTGCATGTCGACGGGCCGCTGTTCGAGCGGGTGCTGATCAACCTGCTGGAAAATGCCCATAAGTATGCCGGGGGCCGGGCGGACATCGGTATCCGCGCCGAAGCGGACGCCAAACAGCTGTCGCTGGAGGTCTGGGATAACGGTCCGGGGATCCCGGCAGGCCAGGAACAGGCTATCTTTGATAAATTCGCCCGCGGCAACAAAGAGTCGGCGATCCCCGGCGTCGGGCTGGGCCTTGCCATCTGTCAGGCCATCGTCGACGTCCACGGCGGGACCATTTCCGCCAGCAACCGGCCCGAGGGCGGCGCCTCTTTCCGTGTTACACTCCCGGGAGAAGCGCCCCCTGAACTGGAAGAGTTACCTGAGGAATTGTGATTAACGTTCTGATTATCGAAGATGAACACGCTATCCGTCGCTTTCTGCGCACCGCGCTGGAAGCCGACGGCATGCGCGTATTTGAAGCGGAAACCCTGCAGCGTGGTCTCATTGAAGCCGCCACCCGTAAGCCCGACCTCGCGATCCTCGATCTGGGCCTGCCGGATGGTGACGGCATCGATTTTATTCGCGACCTGCGTCAGTGGAGTCAGATACCGATTATCGTCCTGTCAGCGCGTAGCGAAGAGCATGACAAAATCGCCGCCCTGGATGCCGGCGCCGATGACTACTTAAGTAAACCCTTTGGCATCGGCGAGCTGCAGGCCCGCCTGCGCGTCGCGCTGCGTCGCCACGGCGCGGCGCAGGCCGATGAGCCGGTGGTGCGCTTCGCCGACCTGGAGGTCAATATCCCCGCCCGCCGCATTCTGCGCGGCAGCGAAGAGATCCACCTGACGCCTATCGAGTTTCGTCTGCTGGCGGCGCTGTTGAATAATCCCGGCAAAGTGCTTACCCAGCGCCAGCTGCTGAATCAGGTGTGGGGGCCTAACGCCGTGGAGCACAGCCACTATCTGCGGATCTATATGGGTCATCTGCGGCAAAAGCTGGAGGTCGATCCGGCACGGCCGCAGCATTTGCTGACCGAAACCGGCATTGGCTATCGCTTTATGCCCTGAGCCCCGCCTCTGCAGTACCAGAGGCTGGCGATTTTCAGCCCTTCAGAGAGCAGCAGAAAACCGGCCAGGATCGCTACATGCCTGACGCCGGCAGCCTGAATCAGCCACAGACCCAGCGACAGCGAAGGCTGCATAAACACCAGCCTGAGCGGCGCCTGCCCCCAGGCCAGCCACAGCGCATAGCGGCTCTGGCGGAAAAAAAGGATCATCGACAGCGGGATGCTGATAATCAGCAGAACATTCAGCGGATAGAGCCAGACCGCCGCGGAGCCCCAGGTGTGCAACAGCTGAAGATACGCCAGCATGTCGTCGTAGAAAGGGAGACGGCGGTGGGAAATATTCCACCATAAGAATTGCAGGACGAAAAAGAGATCCATCCACGCCCAGAACAAAAACAGGGACTTCCGTTGTATTTTCATCGCTATCCTTGCGAAAAAAATCAGGCCCGCAAGGGGCCTGAGAGTAGTGCGTAGTTACGCGTTCTTCAGCACTTCACTGACAATCTCTACCGCTTCTTTTTCAATCAGCTTGCGATGTTCTTCGCCGAGGAAGCTTTCGCAGTAGATCTTGTAGGCATCTTCGGTGCCTGACGGACGCGCCGCGAACCAGCCGTTGTCGGTCATCACCTTCAGACCGCCAATCGCCGCCCCGTTGCCCGGCGCCGCGGTCAGACGGGCAGTGATCGGATCGCCCGCCAGCGTATCGGCGCTGACCATTTCCGGAGAGAGCTTGGACAGCGCCGCTTTCTGCGCGGAGGTCGCGGAAGCCTGCAGACGGTTATAGCTCGGCGCACCGAAGCGTTCCGCCAGCTCGTTGTAATGCTCCTGCGGGTTTTTCCCGGTGACGGCGGTGATTTCCGCCGCCAGCAGGCACATGATGATGCCGTCTTTATCGGTCGACCACGGCGTGCCGTCGAAGCGCAGGAAGGAGGCCCCGGCGCTCTCTTCGCCGCCGAAGCCGAAGCTGCCGTCGAACAGGCCGTCAACGAACCACTTAAAGCCCACCGGCACTTCCACCAGCTTGCGGCCCAGATCGTTCACCACGCGGTCAATCATCGCGGAGGAGACCAGCGTTTTACCGACTGCCACCTCTTTGCCCCACTGCGGACGATGCTGGAACAGGTAGTTAATCGCCACCGCCAGGTAGTGGTTCGGGTTCATCAGCCCGGCCGGGGTGACAATCCCGTGACGGTCGTAATCCGGATCGTTAGCAAACGCCAGGTCGAACTTATCGCGCAGCGCCAGCAGGCCCGCCATCGCACACTCCGAGGAGCAGTCCATACGGATGGCGCCGTCTTTATCGAGGTGCATAAAGCGGAAGGTCTGATCCACCTGATCGTTGACAATGGTCAGATTGAGCTTGTAGTGCTCGCCAATGCGTTTCCAGTATTCGATACCGGACCCGCCCAGCGGATCGACGCCCAGCGTCAGGCCGGCTTTCTGGATCGCCGCCATGTCGACGATATCCGCCAGGCCTTCGATGAACGGCTGCACCAGATCCTGTTCTTTAACGTGGCCAGAAGCCAGCGCCGCGTCCAGAGAAATGCGTTTCACGCCCTGCAGGCCGGCGGCCAGCAGTTCGTTGGCGCGGTTTTCCACCACTTTGGTGACGTTGGTATCCGCCGGGCCGCCGTTTGGCGGGTTGTACTTGATACCACCATCTTCCGGCGGGTTATGTGACGGGGTGATCACAATGCCGTCCGCCAGCGGACCGCCTTTTTTGTTATGCACCAGAATCGCGTTGGAAACCGCCGGCGTCGGGGTGAAACCGTTGTTTTCCTGCACGATCACGTCAACGCCGTTGGCGGTTAACACTTCCAGCACCGAGATAAACGCCGGCTCGGAAAGGGCGTGGGTATCTTTGCCGACATAGCACGGCCCGGTGATCCCGTTCTTCGCACGATCTTCCGCAATGGCCTGGGCGATGGCCAGGATATGCGGTTCGTTGAAGTTGTGGCGCGCCGCGCTACCGCGATGGCCAGAGGTACCGAATTTTACCGCATGCTCCGCATTACCGACTTCAGGCTTCAGCACATAGTACTGAGCAGTCAGTTGGGCGACGTTAATCAAATCACTCTGTTGCGCAGGCTGCCCCGCACGTTTATCGATTGCCATTGCCTGATCCTTCTGGTGCAAATGTTAAAAAACTAGATCGTGCCGCAAACCTTCTCAATCAGCTCCGCAGGGAACTGCATCGACTGCATGATGTGCTCGATCATGCTGCATTTACGGCCGGTATTGGTATTGGTGATAACCCACCACGGGGTACCAGGAACCTGTTTCGGTTTGGTCTGGTTGCCGCTTTTCAGCAGCGTACGCGCATCTTCCGCGAAGTAGACGCGCGTGCGGCCATGCAGAGACTCGGTGGCCTCAGCAAATGCCTGACTGTCCAGGGAGTAGAGGGTCGTCA contains the following coding sequences:
- the kdpE gene encoding two-component system response regulator KdpE, producing MINVLIIEDEHAIRRFLRTALEADGMRVFEAETLQRGLIEAATRKPDLAILDLGLPDGDGIDFIRDLRQWSQIPIIVLSARSEEHDKIAALDAGADDYLSKPFGIGELQARLRVALRRHGAAQADEPVVRFADLEVNIPARRILRGSEEIHLTPIEFRLLAALLNNPGKVLTQRQLLNQVWGPNAVEHSHYLRIYMGHLRQKLEVDPARPQHLLTETGIGYRFMP
- the pgm gene encoding phosphoglucomutase (alpha-D-glucose-1,6-bisphosphate-dependent) is translated as MAIDKRAGQPAQQSDLINVAQLTAQYYVLKPEVGNAEHAVKFGTSGHRGSAARHNFNEPHILAIAQAIAEDRAKNGITGPCYVGKDTHALSEPAFISVLEVLTANGVDVIVQENNGFTPTPAVSNAILVHNKKGGPLADGIVITPSHNPPEDGGIKYNPPNGGPADTNVTKVVENRANELLAAGLQGVKRISLDAALASGHVKEQDLVQPFIEGLADIVDMAAIQKAGLTLGVDPLGGSGIEYWKRIGEHYKLNLTIVNDQVDQTFRFMHLDKDGAIRMDCSSECAMAGLLALRDKFDLAFANDPDYDRHGIVTPAGLMNPNHYLAVAINYLFQHRPQWGKEVAVGKTLVSSAMIDRVVNDLGRKLVEVPVGFKWFVDGLFDGSFGFGGEESAGASFLRFDGTPWSTDKDGIIMCLLAAEITAVTGKNPQEHYNELAERFGAPSYNRLQASATSAQKAALSKLSPEMVSADTLAGDPITARLTAAPGNGAAIGGLKVMTDNGWFAARPSGTEDAYKIYCESFLGEEHRKLIEKEAVEIVSEVLKNA